One Candidatus Methylomirabilota bacterium DNA segment encodes these proteins:
- a CDS encoding response regulator, with protein sequence MKSRLILVVEDEASLREMIANILLLDDHDVDTARDGVEALYRIEQRTYDLIISDLQMPNLDGRGLHDALRARYGQALPRVIFVTGHAEADEYVPFLAESGDPVLTKPFSVDDLRTLVQWVLET encoded by the coding sequence ATGAAGTCGCGGCTCATCCTGGTGGTCGAGGACGAGGCGAGCCTTCGCGAGATGATCGCCAACATCCTGCTGCTCGACGACCACGACGTCGACACCGCGCGCGACGGGGTCGAGGCGCTCTACCGCATCGAGCAGCGCACCTACGACCTGATCATCAGCGACCTGCAGATGCCGAACCTCGACGGCCGCGGGCTGCACGACGCGCTCCGCGCGCGCTACGGGCAGGCCCTGCCCCGGGTGATCTTCGTGACCGGCCACGCCGAGGCCGACGAGTACGTGCCGTTCCTGGCCGAGAGCGGCGATCCCGTCCTGACCAAGCCGTTCTCGGTGGACGATCTGCGCACCCTCGTGCAGTGG
- a CDS encoding cyclase family protein, with product MAGMRVVDLSFPIGPHFRWTVASERRSTHEQGANFQSTVLTVSCHAYTHVDAPVHFLPGDRDIASMPVEQWMGDAAVVDLTDLGENGEVTAAALEKKAGHVRAGDIVLLRTDWPRRCPVASERFWKDAPYTGRSACDWLVARGVKAVGYDYPPDYCIRTSIFSPETRIAREECTTHHVFFPAGVTVIEYLTNLEQIGVPRCRFIALPLRVTGADGSPVRAIALVD from the coding sequence ATGGCCGGCATGCGCGTGGTCGACCTGAGCTTCCCCATCGGGCCGCACTTCCGCTGGACGGTGGCGAGCGAGCGCCGTTCGACCCACGAGCAGGGCGCGAACTTCCAGTCCACCGTCCTCACCGTGAGCTGCCACGCCTACACGCACGTGGACGCGCCGGTGCACTTCCTGCCCGGCGACCGCGACATCGCCTCGATGCCGGTCGAGCAGTGGATGGGCGACGCGGCGGTGGTGGACCTGACCGACCTCGGCGAGAACGGTGAGGTCACCGCGGCCGCGCTGGAGAAGAAGGCCGGCCACGTGCGGGCCGGCGACATCGTGCTGCTGCGCACCGACTGGCCGCGCCGCTGCCCGGTGGCGAGCGAGCGCTTCTGGAAGGACGCCCCCTACACCGGCCGCAGCGCCTGCGACTGGCTGGTGGCGCGCGGGGTGAAGGCGGTGGGCTACGACTACCCGCCCGACTACTGCATCCGCACCTCCATCTTCTCGCCCGAGACCAGGATCGCGCGGGAGGAGTGCACCACCCACCACGTGTTCTTCCCGGCGGGCGTCACCGTCATCGAGTACCTGACGAACCTCGAGCAGATCGGCGTGCCGCGCTGCCGCTTCATCGCCCTGCCCCTGCGTGTGACCGGCGCGGACGGGTCGCCGGTGCGCGCGATCGCGCTGGTGGATTGA
- a CDS encoding response regulator, whose product MDARLILIVDRDIAARQSLIDLLSLEGHEVDGAEDAEAALLLLEQRRYALVIADVRMAGLDGPGLVAALRARFPDSPPRLVFLTGQTFDPQYGGFLADLRAPMLMKPLRPGPALELIARVLAG is encoded by the coding sequence GTGGACGCGCGGCTCATCCTGATCGTGGACAGAGACATCGCGGCGCGCCAGTCCCTCATCGACCTGCTGAGCCTCGAGGGCCACGAGGTCGACGGGGCCGAGGACGCCGAGGCCGCCCTGCTGCTGCTCGAGCAGCGCCGCTACGCGCTGGTCATCGCGGACGTGCGGATGGCGGGGCTGGACGGACCCGGGCTCGTCGCGGCGCTGCGCGCGCGCTTCCCCGACTCGCCGCCCCGCCTGGTGTTCCTGACCGGGCAGACCTTCGATCCCCAGTACGGCGGCTTCCTCGCCGACCTGCGCGCGCCCATGCTGATGAAGCCGCTGCGGCCCGGGCCCGCGCTCGAGCTGATCGCCCGGGTGCTCGCCGGATGA
- a CDS encoding thermonuclease family protein → MPRAGRLALVLLALLAGCPPGGPTAAARAQDPPRPRSLPAVVVKVVSGDSINVFVNGEVTPVRYIGIAAPTPGEGADGGEPQGREALAFNRALVFQKNVRLEFDVQERDAEGRLLAYVWVGEVLANAEMAGRGYGQVVAAGPNIRYYELLLKRQEEARASRLGIWKNAGPPPPPSRR, encoded by the coding sequence GTGCCGCGAGCCGGCCGCCTCGCGCTGGTTCTACTGGCCCTCCTCGCCGGATGCCCGCCCGGGGGGCCGACCGCGGCCGCGCGGGCCCAGGATCCGCCACGGCCTCGCAGCCTGCCCGCGGTCGTGGTGAAGGTGGTCAGCGGCGACTCCATCAACGTCTTCGTCAACGGCGAGGTCACGCCGGTGCGCTACATCGGGATCGCCGCGCCGACGCCGGGCGAGGGCGCCGACGGCGGCGAGCCCCAGGGCCGCGAGGCGCTCGCCTTCAACCGGGCACTGGTCTTCCAGAAGAACGTCCGGCTCGAATTCGACGTGCAGGAGCGCGACGCCGAGGGCCGCCTGCTGGCCTACGTGTGGGTCGGCGAGGTCCTGGCCAACGCCGAGATGGCCGGCCGCGGCTATGGCCAGGTGGTCGCCGCCGGGCCCAACATCCGCTATTACGAGCTGCTCCTGAAGCGTCAGGAGGAGGCGCGCGCCTCGCGGCTCGGCATCTGGAAGAACGCGGGCCCGCCACCGCCTCCGTCACGCCGGTAG